The segment ACAGCACTGGACGAGTGCATCTCATTCCACACCGTGTCACTGTCCACCTGCAGccggggacacacacacacacaatcagCGGGGCCACAGTGGcccagggacccctcccccccgccACCATACACTCACCCCGATGCCCCCGCACGGCAGCACCGTGTACATCTTCTGGCTGATGGGACCTGATGAGGCAGAGCGTGCCGTGCCGGggtgggggctggtggggacagTGTCCCCCCCCACATGCTCCAGAAGGGGACCCAGGCATGTgggcaccccccacccccagccagcacctACCGAGGAGCTTCTTGCTGTCGAGCTTCTGACGGTTGAGGGGGCTGGTGCCATAGAGCAGCGTGTGATGCTCCGAATGCACCGTCTGGATCTCCTCCAGTGTCGCCTTCCTGCCCCGGATAcgctggggaaggggacagaggGGTGAGCCCCCCAAGCCAAGCAGGGGACCCCCAGGACGTGGGGTGCCTCACCTCGCACTTGCCAAGGAGGCCAGTCTCCTGCAGGCGGGACCAGATGCTCTGGATGCGGCCGGCGTGCTCCGGGTGGATGTTGGTGTTCCCGCAGGTGCACTGGTGCTTCAGCATGAACGTGTCGTACACCACGCCTGCACCGGGCAGCCACAGCGGCATGCCTGGGAccggacccccgggacccccacccccccctgcACCGCGGATCCCATGGGACACAGGGAACCCCACAGGAGAGGGGGACCCTGTGGGACATGGGCACCGCTGGGCACACCAAGGGATGGGGCACCCCAGGGGACAGGGGGATCCCATGGAATAGGGGGACCCCTGGGCACCCCAAGGGATTAGGAACCCCAGGGGAAAGGGGGATCCCGACGGCACCCTAAGGGATGGGGAATCCCATGGGATACGGGGACCCCTGGGCACACAGAGGGATGGGGCACCCCGTGGGACGGGGATCCCATGGAATAGGGGGACCCCTGGGCACCCCAGGGGACACAGGCACCCCTAAGCCCACCAAGCGATAGGGCAACGCGCTCGCCCCAGGACAACCCCCCTGTgccgtgtccccccccagcctgtaccTGTGGTGAAGAGGTGCTTTGGGGGCCCGTCAGGCGCAGGGGGCTTGATGCCGGCACTGGCGGGGGACGACTGGGTGCGGGCGAGGGCTGGGTGGGGCAGCGCCAGGATGCCCAAGGAGGGGGCAGGATACAGCTGCAGCTGCGCCTCGGGGAACAcctgggggtcccagccccccccccgccatcaACCCCAGCCCATCGCCCTGCATGAGCCACGGCCGCGTCCCgcttggggagggggtggccaCGTCCGAAGTCGAGGTTGGAGAGGGGGGGAGGGATGAATCacggcgggggccgggggggccgcggTGCGGGGGTGGTGGAGCCAGGAggccggggaagggggggggggggatggggatgagTCACCAGCCCCTCCGAGTCATCACTGCGGCAGCAtaggggggggggcaggcccccaaaaagctgggggggggcgggcacaGCTGGCCACGGAGCAGGAGATGGGGTGCAAGGGCGAGGGATGCAGACACGCCGGCAAAGGATGCGCGTGCAGAGGGGACGCTCGTGCACAGCGTGCTTGTGCAAGAGGTGCCTGTGCAAAAGATGTGCATGCGAAGTGGGATACTCGTGCACAGGATGGTTGTGCAAAGGACGGTTGTGCAGGAGTCTGGGGCGGAGCCATTCAGGGAACTGGTGATAtctgggacccccccccacaGGTCCATGGGGCCCCCCAAGGCCTCACCTGTTTGTAGGTGACGCCCAGCTCAGCAACATCGGGGACCCCGGGGACCTCAGCCTCGTCCCCACTGTCACCTGGCTCGTCGCAGGGCACCCCGCAGCCCTCGGGGTCCTGCAGCCGCTCCGGGGGGTCCCCGGCATCCGCGGAGATGAGGGCAAGGGGGGCACCGGGGGACACCCCATCCCCCGGCGGGGGCGACTGCTGCTCTGTCAGCTCCTCCTCCGTCTCCtcggggtgggtggggggctgccGCGCCAGCTCCCCCGGcttggggagcagctgggggggtggggtgggcagtAGGTGTGGGGGGCCAAACTgacccccaaacccaccaaaacccctgcagccagccccacatGCCCACCCCACACCCACAGCTaccccacatccccccccaCAGTATCCGCCCGTATAGACCCCATGCCCCACAGCCACTCTATatccaccccccaccctgtacccaccccaaaaccccacatcCCCCCCATGGCCCCCCCAGTAtccaccccatccccaccccatgGTCCACAGCCACTCTATatccaccccccaccccatccccaccccatatcccccccacaccctcccCATATATGCCCCACGGGTGCCCAATGCCCAACCCAcaccctccagcccctctcccagccccacagctgccccatgCCCGCCCCACACTCGCTCTCCCAGCCCcacggcagccccagccccaccttGCCCAGCTGGACCTGCTGCTTGTCGAGGAAGTGGTGCTGTAGGGCGCCGTGGGGCAGGGCGCCGTGGGGCAGCGCCTGGgggctctggggcaggggggacgaCTGCGTGCGGCTGAGGGGCCGGTGCCGTGGCAGCTTGCTCACCGTGCGCACGCTGCCCGCACGCTCCCCCGTCACCAGCGGCGACTGCCCGTGCAGTGGCACTGCGGGAACCGGTGTCAGCGCAGCAccccgggacccccgggacccccaccgGGGCAGCGGTGCCAGGGGGTGCTGCAAGCAGGGGACACCgaggcagagcaggggaccCACCGGCAATGAGGGTGCTCTGCTGCCGCGcttgctccagcagcaggacgtgctgcagcagggacgcggggccggcgggggggtccCCCTCCAGGGCCacccccagcaggcagcccgGGATGGACGAAGTGCTCAGGAACTTCCCGCTGAGGGCGGCCCCGGGACGCAGCGTGGCCACCGCCGGGCGCTCGGCCTCCACCTGCTGCGGGGACAGCTTGGGGGACGCCTGTGGGGACGGAGGACGGcgctgtgcccccccagccctcggCGGCCAGGCGCACCCACCCAGCGTGAGGTGAcacccccacccagccctgcgCCCCCCAGTCTGGGAGCAGCCCAAACTGGGGAGcctggggtgctgccagccctccccctGCATGATGCGGTTTCTCTCCcgtggggaaactgaggcacaaacaCATGAGGGGGCatatggggggggggcaccTAGGGCTCCTGGCTTGGAACCCCCCTCTCCTGCCCAACAGTCAACCCATGGGCATGGGGTCCCCTGGGGGGCACTGGGTCCCCACGCCAAGCCTCTGAGGTGCTGGGTCCCCAGGCCAGCCCTGCAGGACGTCAGGTCCTTGTGCCACCCCCCGCGGGGTCCCCACATCACCTCTATGGGGTTCAGGTCCCCGTGCCATCCTGCATGGGGTCCTCACATCCCCCCACAGGGTCCCAGATCCCCATGCCACACCCCCCGCGGGGTCCCCACATCCCCCCTATGGGGTTCAGGTCCCCATGGCACCCCACATGGGGTCCCCACATCCCCCCACAGGGTCTCAGGTCCCTTTGCCACCCCCCGTGgtgtccccacatccccccaTGGGGCCCCAggtccctgtgccaccccccAGGGCGCAGGGTCCCCACACCAAGCGCTGGCCCCGCTCACGTTGAGGTGGGAGTTGGTGACGGTGACAGTggcctgcagccccagggagatGTTGGGCAGGGACGGGGACGTGTAGAGGCTGAGCTGGCTGGTGCCGTCCAGGGTGAGGGCtcggtgctggggcaggagctgctgtggggcagggggacacgGCACTGACACACTATGAACATGCACATGCGTGTGCCAAGACACACCAGGGACATGCATGAGCTGCAGTCCTGGGAGCACACGCGGGGTGCATGCACCTGAGCACACACGTGCACCCAGACACGTGACCCAGCACACACCTGAGCAAACCGACAGCGCATGGCTGAAGCACACGCGTGCACCCTGAGCACTCACAGCACACACCTCAACACGTGTGCACCCGACATGCTCACAGCACACACCTGAGCACACGCGCATGCTGAGCATGCTCACAGTACACACCCGCACACACATGTGCGCCCTGAGCACGCTGACAGCACACGCCCCACACACGCGTGCACCACCCCCGGCAGCTCCTACCTCAGCGTGGATGTTGGGGACGGAGCCGGTGAAGCCGTTCTCAGCGATGGCGCTGTGGGAGCTGTTGGGGGAGCTGGGCCCAGAGCCCGGGGCGCTGCTGCACACCGAGGACACTGCAGGGCCAGCAGGTGTCACGGGGGCTGCTGccgccacccccagccctgcctcagtttcccctgccAAGGTGCACGGCCGCGGGAGGGACAGGGCAGCCTGCACCGGAGTGTGCGCATGCACGTGCAAGGGTGTGCAAACGCACAAGCACATGTGGTGCACAAGCATGCACGGTGCACAAGCACACAAGTGCAGCACAAGCATACACAAGCACGTGTTATGCAAGCATGTATATGTACAAGTATGTGCGTGCACTCACATTACAAGCCTGTATatgcacacacgtgcacacCGCACAAATGTGCAGCGCCCCACATGTGCACACGTAGCACAAGCACGCACATAAATGTGTACAGTACaaacacatacatgcacaaGCACACAAACAGGTTGTACaagcacacatacacacatgcacactcaCACTGCGCAAGCATGTATATGCACAAGCACATGTGCACACAATAAAAACACGTATGCATGCACAGCACAAACACGCATGCACGCAAGCATGTTATACCAGCATGTGGATGCACAAGCACCTACGTGCACAGCAGCGCACACCCGGCAGCCAGCAGGGAGTGGACACGGGGTGCTGGCCGGAGGCTGCCACCGCTGCACAGGAACCACCCGGGGgtttggggaaactgaggcaggtgGCAGCCCAGCCCGCCCGCGGCGCCCCCGGCTCACCCGTGATCTCGATGGCTCGTTTCTTGAAGGTGCTGATGACGGTGCCGTCCTTCCTCCGCAGCAGCGGGCTGCTCCGCCGCTCCGCCACCTTCTGTTTTAACCGCGAGCGCACTTTCAGGTTGGGTTCGgaggctgcgggggggggggcgggggcggaggggggggaACCCGGGAAGCAGCATTAGCCCCGGCACGGCTCTggcagccccccggcagcccccctCCCGCGGGCGCTCCCGCACCCACCGGTTTTGCGGAGCGGGAAGTCATCCCGGCCTTCGTAGGTGCCGAGGAGGGGCAGTTTGTAGGAgggggggggtccccgggcTGCCGCTCTGGGGGGGGGAACTCTGGTCCAACGAGGTGTGGTGAGCCCTGGGGGGGGCGAAGGCGGCAGAGAAGACCCCGCTAGGACGCCTGGGTCCCCCCCCGGCCCGGTTTGAGGGGGAGGCTGTCTAGGTTTGGGGGGGACCTACCAAcatttggggtgctgggggagggaaTGGTTGGGGGGGCCGGTGCCCGGCTCCTTCGTCTTGCTGAGCAGGAACTCCTGCAGCTTCAGCTTCACCTCCGTGCTGGCGATGGCGCCTGGGGGGGGACACGGTGGGGGCGGCAGCAGGGGCACAGCACCcgcaccccctccccaggagccTATTGCCTCccaccccccggccccagccccgcacgTGCCCCCCACTCACTCTCACGGCTCTTGTCCTTGGTGCGCAGGGCGTGCAGCTGCTccaggcgctgctgctgctccagggccTCCTGCCGCTcccgctgccgctgctgctccagctcctgctgccggCGGGCAGCCAGcacttcctgctgctgctgcgggacAGAGCCGGGGGGGCTTGGGGACggacaccccccacctcccacccccgCCACGGAGCAGGCCCTGAGGGGGCTG is part of the Falco naumanni isolate bFalNau1 chromosome 18, bFalNau1.pat, whole genome shotgun sequence genome and harbors:
- the HDAC5 gene encoding LOW QUALITY PROTEIN: histone deacetylase 5 (The sequence of the model RefSeq protein was modified relative to this genomic sequence to represent the inferred CDS: deleted 1 base in 1 codon); its protein translation is MDPQSDTEGGSSREPSLELLSRAQLHAALPAPGVEGPAEACGECRGPGLDAAARERQLQRELLALKQQQQLQKQLLFAEFQKQHEHLTRQHEVQLQKHLKQQQEVLAARRQQELEQQRQRERQEALEQQQRLEQLHALRTKDKSRESAIASTEVKLKLQEFLLSKTKEPGTGPPNHSLPQHPKCWAHHTSLDQSSPPQSGSPGTPPSYKLPLLGTYEGRDDFPLRKTASEPNLKVRSRLKQKVAERRSSPLLRRKDGTVISTFKKRAIEITVSSVCSSAPGSGPSSPNSSHSAIAENGFTGSVPNIHAEQLLPQHRALTLDGTSQLSLYTSPSLPNISLGLQATVTVTNSHLNASPKLSPQQVEAERPAVATLRPGAALSGKFLSTSSIPGCLLGVALEGDPPAGPASLLQHVLLLEQARQQSTLIAVPLHGQSPLVTGERAGSVRTVSKLPRHRPLSRTQSSPLPQSPQALPHGALPHGALQHHFLDKQQVQLGKLLPKPGELARQPPTHPEETEEELTEQQSPPPGDGVSPGAPLALISADAGDPPERLQDPEGCGVPCDEPGDSGDEAEVPGVPDVAELGVTYKQVFPEAQLQLYPAPSLGILALPHPALARTQSSPASAGIKPPAPDGPPKHLFTTGVVYDTFMLKHQCTCGNTNIHPEHAGRIQSIWSRLQETGLLGKCERIRGRKATLEEIQTVHSEHHTLLYGTSPLNRQKLDSKKLLGPISQKMYTVLPCGGIGVDSDTVWNEMHSSSAVRMAVGCLVELAFKVAAGEIKNGFAVIRPPGHHAEESTAMGFCFFNSVAISAKLLQQKLSVGRILIVDWDIHHGNGTQQAFYSDPDVLYISLHRYDDGNFFPGSGAPEEVGSGMGVGYNINIAWTGGVDPPIGDVEYLTAFRTVVMPIANEFSPDMVLVSAGFDAVEGHLSPLGGYSVTAKCFGHLTKQLMMLAGGRVVLALEGGHDLTAICDASEACVSALLGLELEPLDPSLLQQKPNVNAVATLEKVIEIQSKHWGSVKRFAAAVGCSLLEAQKGEAEEAETVTAMALLSVGAEQGGANPQPRPAEEPMEAEPAL